Proteins encoded together in one Maricaulis maris window:
- a CDS encoding glycosyltransferase family 4 protein, with translation MLVTDAWEPQVNGVVRTLSRTVEECRAMGHQVEVIHPGLGYKTIPMPTYPEIKLALGARKDIAQRFKAFEPEAIHIATEGPLGMAARRICVKWKLPFTTSYHTKYPEYINARFPFIPLSAGYAFMRWFHNASGRIMVTTPSMRDDLAARGFKNLTAWARGVDIDMFNPDKRFVGGEDVFAGLTRPIFVNVGRIAVEKNIETFLKLDLPGTKVVVGDGPQREELMEKYPDAVFPGPKFGDDLARWFADADVFVFPSWTDTFGLVNLEAMACGTPVAAFPAHGPKDIIPGSGGGFINDDLRQACLDCLEIDRAAPRAHAEKHSWRQCAIDFVQNLTPHPKPERRRFWRRLRRQKSLY, from the coding sequence ATGCTGGTCACGGACGCCTGGGAGCCGCAGGTCAACGGCGTGGTGCGGACCCTGTCGCGCACGGTCGAGGAATGCCGGGCCATGGGCCATCAGGTCGAGGTCATCCATCCCGGCCTCGGCTACAAGACCATCCCGATGCCGACCTATCCGGAAATCAAGCTGGCGCTCGGCGCCCGCAAGGATATCGCACAGCGCTTCAAGGCCTTTGAGCCGGAAGCCATCCACATTGCCACGGAAGGTCCGCTCGGCATGGCGGCCCGGCGCATTTGCGTGAAGTGGAAGCTTCCCTTCACCACGAGCTATCACACCAAATACCCCGAATACATCAACGCCCGCTTCCCCTTCATCCCGCTGTCCGCCGGCTATGCCTTCATGCGCTGGTTCCACAACGCCTCGGGTCGGATCATGGTGACCACGCCGTCCATGCGTGATGATCTGGCGGCGCGCGGCTTCAAGAACCTGACGGCCTGGGCCCGCGGCGTCGACATCGACATGTTCAATCCGGACAAGCGCTTTGTCGGCGGCGAGGATGTCTTTGCCGGCCTGACGCGCCCGATCTTCGTCAATGTCGGCCGGATCGCGGTCGAGAAGAATATCGAGACCTTCCTCAAGCTCGACCTGCCCGGCACCAAGGTGGTGGTGGGCGACGGCCCGCAGCGCGAAGAGCTGATGGAGAAATATCCCGACGCTGTCTTCCCGGGACCGAAATTCGGCGATGACCTCGCCCGCTGGTTCGCCGACGCCGACGTCTTCGTCTTCCCCAGCTGGACCGACACGTTCGGTCTGGTCAACCTGGAGGCGATGGCCTGCGGCACGCCGGTCGCGGCCTTCCCGGCGCATGGTCCCAAGGACATCATCCCCGGCTCCGGCGGCGGCTTCATCAATGATGACCTGCGCCAGGCCTGCCTCGATTGTCTCGAGATTGATCGCGCCGCGCCGCGCGCCCACGCCGAGAAACACTCCTGGCGCCAGTGCGCGATCGATTTCGTGCAGAACCTGACACCGCACCCCAAGCCCGAGCGCCGTCGCTTCTGGCGCCGCCTGAGGCGGCAGAAGTCCCTCTACTAG
- the putA gene encoding bifunctional proline dehydrogenase/L-glutamate gamma-semialdehyde dehydrogenase PutA, whose product MNIQAREMLRWDDLDTGKFADETASVRDLAAATGLDEEAQARIREAAIALVTTARKTVKARGLMDSFLQEFSLSNREGLALMCLAEALLRVPDAATADKLIAEKISDGAWSEHMGRSESWLVNASTLGLMLTGSLMDVDPEARKSPGSYLRKLTHKMGEPVIRAAVYRAMGIMGEEFVLGRSIKEGLKRAAKGEGELCSFDMLGEAARTAKDATRYYKRYQDAIAAVGKARGKGSVEAVHGVSVKLSALHPKYLAVKEKRILEELYPQVLELAIAAKSHDISFCLDAEEADRLVLSLKLLDKLARAPELAGWNGLGLAVQAYQKRARRVIEQLIELGRATDRRFMVRLVKGAYWDSEIKFAHQNGWPDFPVWTTKPATDLNFLVCSRVMLGAPDAIYGQFATHNAHSLAAVRELAQQAGVESYEFQRLHGMGDALYDADAQLNAEVPVRVYAPVGSHDDLLPYLVRRLLENGANTSFVHSFLDPDVPVEKVASGPFEAAETIDRHKSIALPKDLYGEERDNSAGLDLSQAAARERVARAFEAFNREDQLMASPLVAGHAVDGAAHQVMSPVDLARQVGSVVDASVDDVNTAFDSAVAAQPGWDQRGGKARGAILRAMGDALEADMDRLLAIMSIEAGKTLADGIAEVREAVDFCRYYAAQAEREFDTDIRLPGPAGETNHFGMKGRGVFVTISPWNFPLAIFTGQVAAALAAGNTVLAKPAEQTPLIAFEAVKMFQAAGLPADVLHLVPGRGEIVGAALTTDPRTAGVAFTGSTEVARLINRSLAARETAIAPLIAETGGLNGMFVDTTALKEQVIDDAINSAFGSAGQRCSALRIIFLPEDTADDIIEGLAGAMDELQIGDPSDPATDVGPVIDNEAREILLRHLERMEAGAKVIKQIDIGDKFESGCFFGPTLVELPSLDLLEREVFGPILHVVRYKRKELSAIAAELAGKGYGLTLGVHSRLTSFHRQIQSLVPAGNIYVNRNMVGAVVGVQPFGGEGLSGTGPKAGGPHYLHRFAGERTVTINIAAQGGDPELLNLD is encoded by the coding sequence ATGAACATTCAGGCTCGTGAGATGCTGCGGTGGGACGACCTCGACACCGGGAAGTTCGCCGACGAGACGGCAAGCGTGCGCGATCTTGCTGCTGCCACAGGCCTCGACGAGGAGGCGCAGGCGCGTATCCGCGAGGCGGCGATCGCCCTGGTCACGACCGCGCGCAAGACCGTCAAGGCGCGCGGGCTGATGGACAGCTTCCTGCAGGAGTTCTCGCTGTCCAATCGCGAGGGGCTGGCGCTGATGTGCCTGGCCGAGGCGCTCCTGCGTGTGCCCGACGCCGCCACAGCCGACAAGCTCATCGCCGAGAAGATCTCCGACGGCGCCTGGTCCGAGCATATGGGCCGGTCCGAAAGCTGGCTGGTCAACGCCTCCACGCTCGGCCTGATGCTGACCGGCAGCCTGATGGATGTGGACCCCGAGGCGCGCAAGAGCCCGGGTAGCTATCTGCGCAAGCTGACGCACAAGATGGGCGAGCCGGTGATCCGCGCCGCGGTCTATCGCGCCATGGGCATCATGGGCGAGGAGTTCGTTCTTGGCCGGAGCATCAAGGAAGGCCTCAAGCGCGCCGCCAAGGGCGAGGGCGAGCTGTGCTCCTTCGACATGCTGGGCGAGGCGGCCCGCACGGCCAAGGATGCAACGCGCTACTACAAGCGCTACCAGGACGCGATTGCCGCCGTCGGCAAGGCCCGCGGCAAGGGCAGTGTCGAAGCCGTCCATGGTGTCTCGGTCAAGCTGTCGGCGCTCCACCCGAAATACCTCGCGGTCAAGGAAAAGCGCATCCTCGAAGAGCTCTATCCCCAGGTGCTCGAACTGGCGATCGCAGCGAAATCACACGATATCAGCTTCTGCCTCGACGCCGAGGAGGCCGACCGTCTGGTCCTGTCCCTGAAGCTGCTCGACAAGCTGGCCCGGGCTCCCGAGCTGGCCGGCTGGAACGGGCTGGGTCTGGCGGTCCAGGCCTATCAGAAGCGCGCACGCCGGGTCATCGAACAGCTCATCGAGCTGGGTCGGGCCACGGATCGCCGCTTCATGGTGCGCCTGGTCAAGGGCGCCTACTGGGACAGCGAGATCAAATTCGCGCACCAGAATGGCTGGCCGGACTTTCCGGTGTGGACCACCAAGCCGGCCACCGACCTCAATTTCCTGGTCTGCTCGCGGGTGATGCTCGGTGCGCCGGACGCCATTTACGGTCAGTTCGCCACCCATAATGCCCACTCGCTCGCCGCGGTGCGCGAGCTCGCGCAGCAGGCGGGTGTGGAGTCCTATGAGTTCCAGCGCCTGCACGGCATGGGTGATGCGCTCTATGACGCCGACGCCCAGCTCAATGCCGAGGTTCCGGTGCGCGTCTATGCGCCGGTCGGCAGCCATGATGACCTGCTGCCCTATCTGGTCCGTCGCCTGCTCGAGAACGGCGCCAACACCTCCTTTGTGCACTCCTTCCTCGATCCGGACGTCCCGGTCGAGAAGGTGGCGAGCGGTCCGTTCGAGGCTGCCGAGACCATCGACCGTCACAAGTCGATTGCCCTGCCCAAGGATCTTTATGGCGAGGAGCGTGACAACTCGGCCGGTCTCGACCTGTCACAGGCCGCCGCCCGCGAGCGGGTTGCCCGCGCCTTCGAGGCCTTCAATCGCGAAGACCAGCTGATGGCGTCACCCTTGGTGGCCGGCCATGCCGTGGATGGCGCGGCGCACCAGGTCATGTCGCCGGTGGACCTGGCGCGCCAGGTCGGCTCTGTGGTCGATGCGTCCGTGGATGATGTGAATACGGCCTTCGACAGCGCCGTCGCGGCCCAGCCCGGTTGGGACCAGCGCGGCGGCAAGGCCCGCGGCGCCATCCTGCGCGCCATGGGCGATGCGCTCGAGGCCGACATGGACCGCCTGCTGGCGATCATGTCGATCGAGGCGGGCAAGACCCTGGCCGACGGTATTGCCGAAGTTCGCGAGGCGGTCGACTTCTGTCGCTATTATGCGGCCCAGGCCGAGCGTGAATTCGATACGGACATCCGCCTGCCGGGGCCGGCTGGCGAGACCAATCATTTCGGCATGAAGGGGCGCGGTGTCTTCGTCACCATCAGCCCGTGGAACTTCCCGCTGGCCATTTTCACCGGTCAGGTTGCGGCCGCCCTGGCGGCCGGCAACACGGTGCTCGCCAAGCCGGCCGAGCAGACGCCGCTGATTGCCTTCGAAGCCGTGAAAATGTTCCAGGCGGCGGGTCTGCCGGCTGATGTTCTGCATCTGGTGCCGGGGCGCGGCGAAATTGTCGGCGCGGCCCTGACCACCGACCCGCGGACGGCCGGCGTGGCCTTTACGGGCTCGACCGAGGTTGCGCGCCTGATCAACCGCTCGCTGGCGGCCCGTGAAACGGCAATTGCGCCATTGATCGCGGAGACCGGCGGGCTCAACGGCATGTTCGTCGATACGACCGCGCTCAAGGAGCAGGTCATCGACGATGCCATCAACTCCGCCTTCGGGTCGGCCGGTCAGCGTTGTTCGGCGCTGCGCATCATCTTCCTGCCGGAGGATACGGCCGACGACATCATCGAGGGCCTCGCCGGCGCCATGGACGAGCTCCAGATCGGTGATCCGAGCGATCCGGCCACCGATGTCGGTCCGGTAATCGACAATGAGGCGCGCGAGATCCTGCTGCGTCATCTCGAGCGCATGGAGGCGGGCGCCAAGGTGATCAAGCAGATCGATATCGGCGACAAGTTCGAGAGCGGCTGCTTCTTTGGCCCGACCCTGGTGGAGCTGCCGTCACTCGACCTGCTCGAGCGGGAGGTGTTCGGACCGATTCTTCACGTTGTGCGCTACAAGCGGAAGGAATTGTCGGCCATTGCCGCGGAGCTGGCGGGCAAGGGCTATGGCCTGACCCTCGGGGTGCATTCCCGCCTGACATCTTTCCACAGGCAAATACAGTCGCTGGTTCCGGCCGGGAATATCTACGTCAACCGCAACATGGTGGGGGCCGTGGTCGGGGTCCAGCCATTCGGTGGCGAGGGCTTGTCCGGCACGGGTCCCAAGGCCGGTGGCCCGCACTATCTGCATCGCTTTGCCGGCGAGCGGACGGTCACGATCAACATCGCGGCCCAGGGTGGCGACCCGGAATTGCTGAACCTCGACTAG
- a CDS encoding ribonucleoside-diphosphate reductase subunit alpha, translating to MTPLDTAAKQTPDTARQTVSTTRRGKPKSAGAKGEAATHLRVVESVKVDRSRDALLTEFGKKTMEDRYLLPGESYQDMFARVATAYADNTEHAQRLYDYISRLWFMPATPVLSNGGADRGLPISCFLNSVGDSLDDIVGTWTENVWLASNGGGIGTYWGDVRSIGEKIGEIGQTSGIIPFIRVMDSLTLAISQGSLRRGSAAVYLDVHHPEIEEFLEIRKPSGDFNRKSLNLHHGLNISDAFMEAVRDDAEFELKSPKSGEVVKTVNARKLWQKIIELRLQTGEPYIIYSDTVNRALPAHQRKLGLKVRQSNLCAEIMLPTGFDNNGKERTAVCCLSSLNAAKYTEWKDEPDFIEDIYRFLDNVLQDFIDRAPAEMDRAVYSAIQERSVGLGLMGMHTFLQQMNAPFESAMAKSWNLKLFKHIRTAADAASVKLAEERGACPDAEASGVKARFSHKLAIAPTASISIICGGVSAGIEPIPANVYTHKTLSGSTTVKNPQLEALLESKGLNTPGIWASILEAEGSVQHLDCLDEFEKATFKTAFEIDQRWVIEHAADRTPYICQSQSLNIFLPGDINKWDLHMLHWTAWEKGVKSLYYCRSKSIQRAAYAGSEKKADVEVSMADAAPTDYEECLACQ from the coding sequence ATGACGCCACTGGATACAGCCGCGAAACAAACACCGGACACGGCCCGGCAGACGGTATCGACGACTCGTCGCGGCAAGCCCAAATCGGCTGGCGCCAAGGGCGAGGCGGCGACCCATCTGCGCGTCGTCGAAAGCGTCAAGGTCGACCGCTCGCGCGATGCGCTGCTCACCGAGTTCGGCAAGAAGACGATGGAAGATCGCTACCTCCTGCCGGGCGAAAGCTATCAGGACATGTTTGCCCGGGTGGCGACGGCCTATGCCGACAATACCGAGCACGCGCAGCGTCTTTATGATTACATCTCCCGCCTGTGGTTCATGCCCGCCACGCCGGTCCTGTCCAATGGCGGCGCCGATCGCGGCCTGCCGATTTCCTGCTTCCTCAATTCGGTCGGCGACAGCCTCGACGACATTGTCGGTACCTGGACGGAAAACGTCTGGCTGGCCTCCAATGGCGGCGGCATCGGGACCTATTGGGGTGACGTCCGTTCGATCGGCGAGAAGATCGGCGAGATCGGCCAGACCTCCGGCATCATTCCCTTCATCCGCGTGATGGACAGCCTGACCCTGGCCATTTCCCAGGGCTCGCTGCGCCGCGGGTCGGCAGCCGTCTATCTCGACGTGCACCACCCGGAAATCGAGGAGTTCCTCGAAATTCGCAAGCCGTCCGGCGACTTCAACCGCAAGTCCCTCAACCTGCACCACGGCCTGAACATCTCCGATGCCTTCATGGAAGCCGTCCGCGATGATGCCGAGTTCGAGCTGAAGTCTCCGAAGTCCGGCGAAGTCGTCAAAACCGTCAATGCCCGCAAGCTGTGGCAGAAGATCATCGAGCTTCGCCTGCAGACCGGCGAGCCCTACATCATCTATTCCGACACGGTAAACCGCGCCCTGCCGGCCCACCAGCGCAAGCTCGGTCTCAAGGTCCGCCAGTCCAACCTGTGCGCCGAGATCATGCTGCCGACCGGCTTCGACAATAATGGCAAGGAGCGCACCGCTGTGTGCTGCCTGTCCTCGCTCAACGCCGCGAAATACACCGAGTGGAAGGACGAGCCGGACTTCATCGAGGACATCTACCGCTTCCTCGACAATGTCCTGCAGGACTTCATCGACCGCGCGCCGGCGGAAATGGACCGCGCCGTCTATTCGGCGATCCAGGAACGCTCGGTGGGTCTCGGCCTGATGGGCATGCACACCTTCCTGCAGCAGATGAATGCGCCATTCGAGAGCGCCATGGCCAAGTCCTGGAACCTCAAGCTCTTCAAGCATATCCGTACGGCGGCCGATGCCGCCTCGGTGAAGCTGGCCGAAGAGCGCGGGGCCTGCCCGGACGCCGAGGCCTCTGGTGTGAAAGCCCGCTTCTCGCACAAGCTGGCGATTGCCCCGACGGCATCGATCTCGATCATCTGCGGCGGTGTCTCCGCCGGCATCGAGCCGATCCCGGCCAATGTCTACACCCACAAGACCCTGTCCGGTTCGACCACGGTCAAGAACCCGCAGCTGGAAGCCCTGCTCGAGAGCAAGGGTCTCAACACGCCGGGTATCTGGGCCTCGATCCTGGAAGCGGAAGGCTCCGTCCAGCACCTCGATTGCCTGGACGAATTCGAGAAGGCGACCTTCAAGACCGCCTTCGAGATCGACCAGCGCTGGGTCATCGAGCATGCGGCGGACCGCACGCCCTATATCTGCCAGTCGCAGTCGCTGAACATTTTCCTGCCGGGCGATATCAACAAGTGGGACCTCCACATGCTGCATTGGACGGCCTGGGAGAAGGGCGTGAAGTCGCTCTACTACTGCCGCTCCAAGTCGATCCAGCGGGCCGCCTATGCCGGCTCGGAGAAGAAGGCCGACGTCGAAGTCTCGATGGCCGACGCCGCGCCGACCGACTACGAGGAATGCCTCGCCTGCCAGTAG
- a CDS encoding lipid A-modifier LpxR family protein — MRMGRTAEVMTAGLIALGGVSWVFMQAGEAESDWVSTSQMIRQSLAAEGEVQPLSPEAARVALSALALDEDPLAGASLAGLTPSGGTRFDLGRAGVIEVAVLEDDRPDRANRLFAARANTYSPVVLERGQREATVAVAYQRAFEAAGAGSELDVSITPRAAVSLGPDGSATSAGAEVRIGQYLRSSLAESPSWYVFAGADRRTLQYDPGAGVDFRNAMSLTQREVVGDAQAGIALRLGEADLSLAYVRREYRHVAGVRAFDESEEFAAVTVNWRW, encoded by the coding sequence ATGAGAATGGGACGGACCGCAGAGGTCATGACTGCCGGGCTGATAGCGCTCGGCGGCGTGTCCTGGGTGTTCATGCAGGCGGGGGAAGCCGAGTCTGACTGGGTGAGCACGTCGCAGATGATCCGCCAGAGCCTGGCGGCCGAGGGCGAGGTCCAGCCACTGTCGCCGGAAGCGGCGCGGGTGGCCCTGTCAGCCCTGGCACTCGATGAGGACCCGCTCGCGGGCGCTTCCCTGGCCGGCCTGACCCCGAGCGGAGGCACTCGCTTTGATCTCGGCCGCGCCGGCGTGATCGAAGTTGCGGTGCTCGAGGATGACCGGCCCGACCGGGCCAACCGGCTCTTCGCGGCCCGGGCCAATACCTATTCTCCGGTCGTGCTCGAGCGCGGCCAGCGCGAGGCGACGGTGGCTGTCGCCTATCAGCGCGCCTTCGAGGCTGCCGGGGCCGGCTCGGAGCTTGATGTCAGCATCACACCGCGCGCCGCCGTCAGTCTGGGTCCGGATGGCTCGGCCACCAGTGCCGGTGCCGAGGTTCGGATCGGTCAGTATCTGCGGAGCAGCCTCGCGGAAAGCCCGTCCTGGTACGTCTTTGCCGGTGCCGACCGCCGGACCCTGCAATATGACCCGGGCGCCGGGGTCGATTTCCGGAACGCCATGTCGCTGACCCAGCGCGAGGTCGTCGGCGACGCCCAGGCCGGTATCGCCCTGCGCCTCGGCGAGGCGGATCTGTCGCTCGCCTATGTCCGCCGTGAATACCGCCATGTCGCCGGTGTCCGCGCCTTCGACGAGAGCGAGGAATTCGCTGCCGTCACGGTCAATTGGCGCTGGTAG
- a CDS encoding ribonucleotide-diphosphate reductase subunit beta, which translates to MSTETATLPGLLTTSHSYKPFRYPWAYDFWKKQQQVHWMPEEVPLGEDCKDWATKLNDGERNLLTQIFRFFTQSDVEVNDNYMERYSRVFRPTEVKMMLSSFSNMETIHIAAYALLLETIGMPDSEFSAFMEYQAMADKHDYMQRFGVEDDADILRTVAMFGAFTEGLQLFASFAMLMNFPRFNKMKGMGQIVTWSIRDESLHCEGMIKLFHAFAEETGALTQEVKDDITECCRTVVGLEDKFIDLAFEAGEIEGMTPDDIKNYIRYIADWRLGQLGLPKIYGVKEHPLPWLSEILNGVEHANFFEARATEYSKGATKGDWHGDEGVWGMFDKMKTEKTEEPAE; encoded by the coding sequence ATGAGCACTGAAACCGCCACCCTTCCGGGCCTGCTGACGACCAGTCATTCCTACAAGCCGTTCCGCTATCCGTGGGCCTATGACTTTTGGAAGAAGCAGCAACAGGTCCACTGGATGCCGGAAGAAGTTCCGCTCGGCGAGGACTGCAAGGATTGGGCGACCAAGCTCAATGATGGCGAGCGCAACCTCCTGACCCAGATCTTCCGCTTCTTCACCCAGTCCGATGTCGAGGTGAACGACAATTACATGGAGCGCTACAGCCGCGTCTTCCGCCCGACCGAGGTGAAGATGATGCTGTCCTCCTTCTCCAACATGGAGACGATCCACATCGCCGCCTACGCGCTCCTGCTGGAGACGATCGGCATGCCGGACAGTGAGTTCTCGGCCTTCATGGAATACCAGGCGATGGCCGACAAGCATGACTACATGCAGCGTTTCGGCGTCGAGGACGATGCCGACATCCTGCGCACCGTGGCCATGTTCGGCGCCTTCACCGAGGGTCTGCAGCTCTTCGCCTCCTTCGCCATGCTGATGAATTTCCCGCGCTTCAACAAGATGAAGGGCATGGGCCAGATCGTGACCTGGTCGATCCGCGACGAGAGCCTGCACTGCGAGGGCATGATCAAGCTCTTCCACGCCTTCGCCGAGGAGACCGGCGCCCTGACCCAGGAGGTCAAGGACGACATCACCGAGTGCTGCCGCACCGTGGTCGGCCTGGAAGACAAGTTCATCGATCTCGCCTTTGAAGCCGGCGAGATCGAGGGCATGACGCCGGACGACATCAAGAACTATATCCGCTACATCGCCGACTGGCGCCTCGGCCAGCTCGGCCTGCCCAAGATCTACGGCGTCAAGGAGCACCCGCTGCCCTGGCTGTCGGAAATCCTCAACGGCGTCGAGCACGCCAACTTCTTCGAAGCCCGCGCCACCGAATACTCCAAGGGCGCCACCAAGGGCGACTGGCACGGCGATGAAGGCGTGTGGGGCATGTTCGACAAGATGAAGACGGAGAAGACGGAAGAGCCGGCGGAGTAG
- a CDS encoding bifunctional aspartate kinase/diaminopimelate decarboxylase produces the protein MEHAQNWVVLKFGGTSVKSLADWRVISKRIEAVQAEGKRAFVVHSAIATISDLLDTLVSKAVSGEGEAELETIKARHLALAEELGVDGEALLAPHFDALTRLRAGLALTGDASPRLKARIMAQGELMATRLGQAWLASTGVASAWLDARDHLAALPASGARGYLAVDCAHDRDDRLRDQCAGLAGAVVTQGFIARREDGDTALLGRGGSDTSASYFAAKLAAERIEIWTDVPGFFSADPRLTGAARQIRSLAYAEAQELASMGAGVLHPRAISPVRKAGIEMQVLCTHRPDMSGTTISETPSEDAPRLKAVSVKQGVRLITLETDGMWRASGFLATAFEPFSRHGVSIDLVSTSETSVTVSLDDDPGLTPDVLAALEDDLGKIARVEIIENCAAVSLVGRGVRALLAQFGPAMEAFAHYPVRLVSQAANDLNLTVVVDGDQGKPLCRRLHDQLIQPRPLDKTFGPSWREIGENLTGTTPVGTGTWWRAKRQALLDLCPVDGALYVYDLATVRERALAVAGLKDLDRGWYAMKANGHPDMIRTAVEAGLGVECVSINEVHAARKAVPGLDADRIVFTPNFAPKAEYAEALEMGVHVTLDGLHPLRAWPEIFKGRKITLRINPQRPEGHHKHVRTAGPEAKFGLHADELVEARKLAADAGAIINGLHVHSGSGISDPDHWRRVGLFLVETARDMPDVKILDLGGGLSVDEASGVRRIDMAALDQVLTDLKTAHPDYQLWIEPGRYISAESGVLLARVTQLKHTPDARFVGINTGMNSLIRPALYGARHEIVNLTRLDEPAAYVADIVGPICETADRLGAQRLMPETQEGDVILIGNGGAYGRVMASSYNMREPAGEAVI, from the coding sequence ATGGAACATGCGCAAAATTGGGTCGTCCTGAAATTTGGCGGCACCAGCGTTAAATCGCTGGCTGATTGGCGTGTGATCTCCAAACGCATCGAAGCCGTGCAGGCCGAGGGCAAGCGCGCCTTCGTCGTGCACTCGGCCATCGCGACCATCTCCGATCTCCTCGACACGCTTGTTTCCAAGGCGGTTTCCGGCGAAGGCGAAGCTGAACTCGAGACCATCAAGGCGCGTCATCTGGCGCTGGCCGAGGAGCTGGGTGTCGACGGCGAGGCCCTGCTGGCGCCGCATTTCGACGCCCTCACCCGGCTGCGCGCCGGCCTCGCCCTGACCGGCGATGCCAGCCCGCGCCTGAAAGCGCGGATCATGGCCCAGGGCGAACTGATGGCGACCCGGCTTGGCCAGGCCTGGCTGGCCTCGACGGGGGTCGCCTCGGCCTGGCTCGACGCCCGCGACCATCTCGCCGCCCTGCCCGCTTCAGGCGCGCGCGGCTATCTGGCGGTAGATTGTGCCCATGATCGGGATGACCGTCTGCGCGATCAGTGCGCCGGTCTGGCCGGCGCTGTCGTGACCCAGGGCTTCATTGCCCGGCGCGAGGATGGCGACACGGCCCTGCTCGGTCGCGGCGGATCCGATACCTCGGCGAGCTATTTCGCCGCCAAGCTGGCCGCCGAGCGGATCGAGATCTGGACCGATGTGCCCGGCTTTTTCTCGGCCGATCCACGGCTGACCGGCGCTGCCCGGCAGATCCGCTCCCTCGCCTATGCCGAAGCCCAGGAGCTGGCCTCGATGGGCGCCGGCGTGCTGCATCCCCGCGCCATCAGCCCGGTACGCAAGGCCGGGATCGAGATGCAGGTCTTGTGTACCCATCGCCCGGACATGTCGGGCACCACGATCTCGGAGACGCCGTCGGAAGATGCGCCGCGGCTGAAAGCGGTCTCGGTCAAACAGGGCGTGCGCCTGATCACGCTGGAGACCGACGGCATGTGGCGCGCCTCGGGCTTCCTGGCGACGGCCTTTGAACCCTTTTCCCGCCATGGCGTGTCGATCGACCTGGTCTCGACTTCGGAGACCTCGGTCACGGTCTCGCTGGACGATGATCCCGGCCTGACGCCCGACGTGCTCGCGGCGCTGGAGGATGATCTTGGCAAGATTGCGCGTGTCGAGATCATCGAGAATTGTGCCGCGGTCAGCCTGGTCGGACGCGGCGTGCGCGCCCTGCTGGCCCAGTTCGGCCCGGCGATGGAGGCCTTCGCCCACTATCCGGTGCGCCTGGTCTCCCAGGCTGCCAATGACCTCAACCTCACCGTCGTCGTCGATGGCGACCAGGGCAAGCCGCTCTGTCGCCGCCTGCATGACCAGCTGATCCAGCCGCGCCCGCTGGACAAGACTTTCGGCCCGTCCTGGCGCGAGATCGGCGAGAACCTCACCGGGACCACCCCCGTCGGTACCGGCACCTGGTGGCGCGCCAAGCGCCAGGCCCTGCTCGATCTCTGCCCGGTCGATGGGGCCTTGTATGTCTATGACCTCGCCACCGTCCGCGAGCGGGCCCTGGCGGTCGCCGGCCTGAAGGATCTCGATCGCGGCTGGTATGCGATGAAGGCGAATGGCCATCCCGACATGATCCGTACCGCGGTCGAAGCCGGGCTCGGCGTCGAATGCGTCTCGATCAATGAGGTCCATGCCGCCCGCAAGGCTGTGCCGGGACTGGATGCCGACCGCATCGTCTTCACCCCGAATTTCGCACCCAAGGCTGAATACGCCGAAGCCCTCGAGATGGGTGTGCATGTCACGCTCGACGGTCTGCACCCGCTGCGCGCCTGGCCGGAGATCTTCAAGGGCCGCAAGATCACGCTGCGGATCAATCCGCAGCGCCCGGAAGGCCATCACAAGCATGTCCGCACGGCCGGGCCGGAAGCCAAGTTCGGCCTGCATGCCGACGAGCTGGTCGAAGCCCGCAAGCTGGCCGCTGATGCCGGGGCCATCATCAACGGTCTGCACGTGCACTCCGGCTCGGGCATTTCCGACCCGGACCACTGGCGTCGCGTCGGCCTTTTCCTGGTCGAGACCGCCCGCGACATGCCGGACGTGAAAATCCTCGATCTGGGCGGCGGTCTGTCGGTCGACGAGGCCTCCGGCGTACGCCGGATCGACATGGCCGCGCTCGACCAGGTCCTCACCGACCTCAAGACGGCGCACCCGGATTACCAGCTCTGGATCGAGCCGGGCCGCTATATCTCGGCGGAATCGGGGGTGCTGCTGGCCCGGGTGACCCAGCTCAAGCACACGCCGGATGCGCGCTTTGTCGGCATCAATACCGGCATGAACTCGCTGATCCGCCCGGCGCTCTACGGCGCCCGCCACGAGATCGTGAACCTGACACGGCTCGACGAGCCGGCGGCCTATGTCGCCGACATTGTCGGCCCGATCTGCGAAACCGCCGACCGCCTCGGCGCCCAGCGCCTGATGCCGGAAACCCAGGAGGGCGATGTCATCCTGATCGGCAATGGCGGCGCCTATGGCCGCGTCATGGCATCGAGCTACAACATGCGCGAGCCCGCGGGTGAGGCGGTGATTTAG